The DNA region GACGGCATATTGTCACTGTGCGCAGTGTCGGCTATAAATTCGTCTGGAACCTGCCGGAAAAAAGTGCGGTGCATGCCGAATAAATTGCAGCAAAAAGAAACCCGCCGGTTGTGGAGGCAACCGGCGGGTTTTCTTATTAAGGCAGGATCTTAATTATTTGGAGCTTTTCTTGAACGCGACAGCGCCAGCAGCAGTCAGAGAAACAACAGCGGCAACAACCGCTACGTTAACCATGTCGCTGGAACCGGTCTGCGGGATGTCTTTGCCGCCGTCAGGGGTGGTGACATCGGCAGCTGCATCGTCGTCATCCTCATCGTCAGCGTTGATCGCTTCGATGTCGAGCTCAGTGTCGGAGAGGACGTAGGTGCCCAGGACGCGGGTCTTCATGGACCAGCCAGGGATCTCTTCGTCATCTTCGGAGAAGGTGAACTTGTCGGTGACATCGGTCAGGTTGCCGTCAGCATCTTTCTCGTAGATGAAGCAGCTTTCCGGATCCGGAATATAATCGTCATCATCTTCGTCCCACGGAATGCCAAGGGTCAGGGTCGCGCGGGAGGTCGACGGGATGGTCGGGTTGGTGACGAAGTCATAGAACCACAGGTCAGCGTCAACCGGATCGCCGTACTCAGCGTACAGGGTGCGGTCGGTGCTGGTGGACAGACGGGCATAGAATTTGGAAGCATCGTCGTCAGCTTCGAACTTCAGAGCGGCACGGTCGTCGCCCCAGATCAGGGTATTGGTGTCGTTGTCGTCAGGATCGAAGTAAACGCGGTCGCCGGAATCCGGGTTGTCGTCATTCTCGGTTTTTTCGTTGTTGATCCAGAAAGAATACGGGATCACGATCTCGTCATCTTCCAAAAAAGTAGCATTTCCACTAACATCATCTTTGATCTTGTCATCGGTGGAATCCTTCTTCGCGGTGAAAGTGATTTCACCATCGGTGTGGATTTCATCGGTGGTAGTGGTGTCAGCAAGAACGATTTCTATCACGAGGTCTGCACGAGCCTCGCCAGCCACTTTCTTGTCGGTCAGCAGTTTGATGGATTTGATCATCTTGCCATTGGTATCTTTGTCATAGTCGAATTTGAACATATCATCATCTTTGAGATCATCAGTCGATGCTACACGACTTCCAGTAACATTGACATCACCGTCATCAATGATAAAATACAAAGTCTGATTCGGAATAATGCCGTCGCCGTCAATCTCCTTACCAAGAGTATAGTCAGCGGTTACATTCTCATCATCATCATCGTATACTTTTGAAATGTTGATATCGCTCGCAGCCAGAGCAGCGACGGAAGCAAAGCTCATGACCATCGCAGCGGCCAGGATTCCCGAAAGAATCTTTTTCATTGGAAATTCCTCCTAGAAAAATAGTTTTGATCAATTTATCGTCAAGGGTATCCTCCAATACCCCGGACTTCCGCTTTTTGGAAATTCCCTTTTAAAATGTTCGGGAAAGAACGGATGTGGAGAGTCATCCGTTCTTTCCGGTTTGAATCAGTTAATTAGAAGCCAGTGCCGGGGTTGACTTTGTCAGCGTCGACAACTTCGTCAGCCGGGACTTCATCGTCAGCGTCAGCATCCGCAACCGGAGCTTCAGCGAAGATATAGGTGCCCAGGCGGCGGGTCTTCATGGTGAAGACATACTCGTCGTCGTCATTGTAGTCGAAGGAGCCCTTGTCGGTGATGTCGATGAGCTCGCCATCTTCGGTCTCTTCGTAAACGATGATCGCATCTTCGTCAACAGTCAGATCGCCATCTTCGTCAACGTAAGGAACGACCAGTTCGAGAACCGCACGGGAGGTGGAGGAAATCTCCGGAGTACCAACCCACTGACGGACGAAAGCGTCCTGATCGTTGAAGAGCTCAGCATACTTCACGTTGTCCCACTTGGTGGAGAGTTTCGGGAAGTACTTCGCAACATCGGAATCAGCGTTGAAGGTCAGGACTGCGAGCGTATCGTTCTCGTCTTCCCAGGTGATGGTGTTCTCTTCGTTCTTAACCGGCTTGATCATTTTGCCGCCGGTGCCAGCCATCTCGTCGCTGTCATCGGTGGTGTCAACATCGTTGCTCATCCAGATGGTGAACTCAGGCATGTTGACAGTGATATCCTTGGCGGCAGGATGAGCATCATCCCAATCCGTCTTGGAAGAGAAGGAAGCTTCAAAGCTGATCTTATACTCGTTGTCGGTCATATCGTCGACGAGTTTAACCTCGATCGCAGTGACACGATTTGAATTCCCTGGAACAACTGCTTTGTCGACCAGTTTGATCGATTTGATGTATTTGCCGTTCTCGGTCTTCTTATACTTGAATTTGAACAGGTCGTCATCACCGAACTCTTTGTTGGTGATAGCAGTACCGGTTGTGGTCGGAACGACAAAATAATAGGTTTTGTCCGGCAGGCTTTCAAGTGTGTTAGTTCCATTCTCTAGATTAGTGGTGCTGTCTTTCATAAAAACCGAATCATAAGCATCGACGTCTCCTTCGCCATCAGTCAGAGCAAGCGCCTGATCAGCCGCAAAAGCGACAACGCCCATGCTCATGACGGTAGCAAGCGCCAGAACCAGTGCAAGTACCTTTTTCATTGGGAATCTCCTCCTAGAAAAAATATTTGAAATTTGCGCATTTTGCTCAGGGTCACCTCTCCAGTTGTATCCCTGATGTTAAAAATTATAGCTTTGCGGGAAATTTTGGTCAATTGTGTTTGTTACCGTTTTGTAACCTTTCTTGTGAAATGCACCAATTGAAGTGGCAATTTTAGCATATTACACAGAATATTTCTGGAAATATGCACAAATGATGATGATTTTATGATGAAAATATGGAAGTTAAGTTATGGGTCGGTGGAGGAAAAAACGAAGCGCCAATCTTCCGAATGGCGCCCCGTTTTTTTTACAGTATCATAAGGTCACGGTGAAGACGGTCCCTGTATCCGTGCTGCTTTCCACGGTCACATTTCCGTCGTGCAGCTGCACGATCTGCTGAACAATTGACATTCCCAACCCATGGCCGCGTACCTCCCGGCCATTCCCTGCCCGGAAGAACCGCTCGAAAATCCGCTCAAGCTGCTGCGGAGGGATGGGGTCCCCGCCGTTGCGGATGGTGACGACCGAATGCCCGTTTGCCTGGAATACACGCACCTCGATCCTGCCGCCCTGCGGGGAAAATTTGATCGCATTGTCAATCAGGTTACTCCAGACATGTTCCAGCATCCATCTGTGGCCGGTCACCGGCACCTTTTCCAGATTGAGATCGAGCGACAGCTCCTTTTCCGTCCATCGCGGCTCCATGGACACAAACACCCGGCGGATCTGTTCGGAGATGTCCACTTCTTCCAGCATTTCGGGCGAGGGCTTGCGGTCCAGACTGCGAACCAGAAGAATATTGTCAACCGTTTCGGTCACCTGCTGCAGTTCCATGTTGATTGCCTGGATATAGAGCGGTTCCTGTTCGGTGTGGATATGTTTTTCCAGCAGTTTTGCATACCCGCTGATCGCTGCCAGCGGGGCTTTGAACTCATGTGAAAAGACCGACATAAAGTTTTTGTGCAGGATGGTGGTGTTTTCGATTTTGCCAACCATGAGATTGAAATCCCGGACAAACAGGCTCATTCCGCCGTTCCCCGGCAATTCCGGCACGCGCACGCTGAAATCTCCTTCGGCAACCTTGTGCGCCGCGCGGCTCAGGCGGGCGGCGGGAAGCAGAATGTGCCGGATAACCAGCAGGATTGCGGCGATGCCAATCAAAAGACAGATGGTGAACAGTGTCAGGACAGATTTCATAAACCCGCGTTCCAGTTCGGGCGAATGGATGCGCAGACGGATATATCCGCCTGTGTCCACACGGCGATATTGCGTCACGGTAAGAGCCATCCCGGGTACACGCTCGAAAATGGTCACCGAACCGGTTTCGATCAGTTCTTGAAGCTGTGCTTCGGTGAGATTTTCTTCGGACAGGGACTCCAGGATCAGGCATTCCTCCTGCCCATCGGGAAAGATTTGTGAAGCGGCATCCTTTCCGCCTTCACAGACGAGCATGTCCGAGATGTGATCAAGCAGGCGGTCCGCGGGGATTTCGATTGCATGCTCATAATATCCTTTCCACATGCAATGTGACCAGATGATCGTGACGATGCCTGAAGCAATAAATGCCGCCAGGAGAAGTACAATGACCTTTAGAAAATATTGTTTTTTCATAGGCGCTCAGCCTTTATGACTGCTTTATATCCGAGTCCGCGCACGGTATCGATTGTGAAGGGGGAATCTCCGGTGAAGCGTTCGCGCAGCCGGTTAATATGTACGTCGACTGTGCGGGGGTTGGTGTCAGTATCGACACCCCAAACCTCGTCCATCAGTTCCTGGCGGGTAAAGATGCGCCCAGGATAGGAGAGCAGCAGGAACAGCAGATAGAATTCCTTCTGCGGAAGCGTACAGACGCCTTTGCCGTTTCGCAGCTCCAGGCTGGCATAATCGAGCACGACGTCCCCGATGCGCAGCTGCTTTTCACAGCTGATGTTGCAGCGGCGCAGGATCGCGCGGATTCGCATGACCAGCTCCTCCAGATCCACCGGTTTGATCAGGTAATCGTCTGCGCCGACCGCGAACAGTTTTCGTTTGTCGTCAAAAGTGGACTTTGAGGTGACGACCAGGACAGGTATGTTCAGATGATGTTTGCGCAGCAAACGCACAAGATTTTCTCCATCCATATTTGGCATGAGGATGTCCGCGACGATCAGATCCACCCGATTTTTTTCGAGTATGCCGAGCGCCTGGATCCCATCGCCCGCAAAAAGGGTGTCAAACCCCTCCGATCGCAGGTAAATGTCTTCCAGTTTTCGAATTTTCGGATCGTCATCCACAATCAGGATTACCGCCATTGAACTCCCTCCCAATCATGTGCCATGAATTTGCTGAAAGGCATAAAACAACAATTATAAAGTATAGCGCCACGATTTTCGCCTGTCATCAGGTCTGGCCATTTGTTTGCAGGAAGTTCATAATCCAAGTTTTAGGGTTAATATTTGGTTTATCTTTCTATTTTTTCCCAAAAAATTCTTGCGTATCCGGATACAAAAAAGGCGCGCGGACTGGCCGCGCGCCTTTTTTGTATTTTTTAAGAAACTTTCTTTTTTTCTTCCGGAGAACTGTTTCGGCTGTTCCCATCAGGCGGCCCCTGCGCAGCGTCACCGGGTAGTTGCGTTTTTTGCAAGGCGGCCGGGCAGATTGCTCTGCCCCAGGCTGCAGGCATAAAAATGAGCGGCGGAAAATTTCCGCCGCCCGGCTGGGGTGCCGTCCAGAAAAGCGCTATTCGTTGGGGCCGTCATATACCTCAAACCGGCCGGGGAAAAGGGTGTCCTCCACAATTTTGGCGCAGTCGATCACACAGCCGCGGCAGCTGCGCAGGCGATCGGTTTTCCCATCGGTGCCGCGCAGGGTTTTACAGAGGGTGGTGGTGTTCATTTCGGAAAACCGATCCGCCATTTTGCGCCCGAGTTCAAAGGTGGAGAATTTAGAGGCGGGTTTTTCGAGATTCGCGTCACTGTTTTTGAGCCCGGCAAGCAGCACCATGGCGCAGACGCTGCCGCAGGTTTCATACATGCCGGCTATGCCGAGCCCAAAGCCTTCGGAAGCGCGGAAAGCGGTGATCTCATCCATTCCCAGAAGATCGCTGTAGGTGCAGACGACCGCCTGACAGCAGTTATAACCGTCCCGATGCTTTTGCGCGGAGATGCCGACTCTGCTTTTTTCCATTTGTAAAGACCCCTTTTTCTTTTGTTCGCCCCTATTATAATCCCTCCCGGGAAAGAATCAAGCCCTTTCGGTACAATTTGCGATGGGCATTTTGAATTCCCCTATTCAGAAAACGAATCCAAAAAACCGCCGGCGGTCAGCCGGCGGTTTGGCTTTCCAAAGATCTGAGAATCCGGATCAGCTGGGACAGCAGAGGATCGGTAGGGTCCCTGCCGTTCAGGATATAGGAAAATTTGCGGGAGCAGGGTTTTTCCATCGGGAGCGCGACCAGTGTGCCGGAATCAAGCTCATGGCGGACCGCGCTTTCCGAGATGAGCGTCACACCAAGGCCCTGCCGCGCAAGTTCGGCATTGGCGGTGTTGGAGTTGCATTCGATCTGGCTTGAGACCTTGATCTGGCTGGAGGTGAGAAAATCCCTTTGATACTGCCGGGTGCCGGAACCGGATTCCCGGGTGATCCAGGGCAGCTCGCCAAGCTTTGCGGGGTTGAACGAGGTGATCCCGGCTGCCAGGGACGGGGCGGCGACCAAAATGAGCTGATCGGTGTAAAAGTCCGCCCGTTCAAAATCGTAATACATGTTGCGGCCTTCAATGAGGCCAATGTCGATTTCGCCGCCGCGCAGCCAGTCGCAGACCTGCCGGGTGTTGCCGATGGTGACACTGATGACCGCCGCGGGGCAAGCGTCCGAGAAGGCGCGCAGCACTGCCGGGAGCAGGTGATCCCCGACCGTGCGGCTGGCGCCGACGTGCAGCTGTTCAAGCGTTTTCCCCTTATGAGGCAACACTTCGCGCACCGTCGCGTCCACGAGCGCGAGGATCTCCACGCAGCGCTCATAGACAAGCTCCCCCTCCGGGGTCAATTCCACGTTCGCGCCGTAGGAGGAGCGGTTCAGAAGGGTTGCGCCGTTAAAGAAAATTTCCATCCGTTTTACCTGCTGGCTGACGGTCGGCTGAGAAAAGGAAAGCTTTTTAGCAGCTTTGGTGAAGCTTTTCGTCTCCGCCACCGCCACAAAGGTGCGCAGTTCTTCAAACATCTTGTTTCATCCCATTCCGTAGTTCTTTCCTTTTCAGTATACAGCATCCGGATGGCGTTCGACAAGCCGGAATACGGAGGTATTGAATTTTGCAATGGGGGAATCCGACATTTCAATTTGCGAAGCGGCGCCCGCGTCCCATATAATGGGGATCAGACTGTTTGGAAAGAAGGAACCGAATTGCATTTGAGAATACCTGCAATCGATCAAAAGAAACTGTTTGGGCTGCTTCCGGGCTTCCTGGCCTGCCTTGTGATCGCCCTGATCGCTCAGGTGGTGGTGAAGCTCGCCCCGACCGTCGGAGCGGCGCTGTTTGCCATTGGAATTGGGATGTTCGCCGGGAATACCTTTTTGAACCGCCCGGCTTTCGATACCGGGACAAAATTTTCCGAAAGCCGTCTGCTGGAATATTCGATCGTGCTGACCGGAATGACCTTGGATCTGAACGATATGCTCGGCGTGGGGCTTGGCGGAATCGGCTATATCCTGTGCCAGATGGCCCTCACCATCACCGCCGCTTACCTCATCGGGCGCAGGCTCGGCTTTGGAAAAAAATTTGTCCTGCTCATGTGCGCTGGGAATGCGGTTTGCGGATCATCCGCTATCGGAACGGTCGCGCCGATTGTCAAGAGCGACGCAAAGGACAAGGGCATTTCGATCACCATTGTGAACGTCACCGGGACGGCGCTGATGATCCTGCTGCCGGTTTTGACCGGACTTATCTACGGGCATGAGGTGCTGCATACCTCCGCGATGATCGGCGGGACGCTGCAGTCGATCGGGCAGGTGATCGCTTCCGCCGAGATCGTCGGCGGTCCGGTTATCGAGATGTCCACCATCTTCAAGATTATCCGCATTATTTTCCTGGTGCTGGTGGCGCTTACCTTTTCAAAACTGGACACCGAGGAAGGCGCAAGCCTGTTCGCCTCCCACCCGAAAAACGACGTGCACGTGAAGGCGCGTGTTCCATGGTTCATTATCGGATTTTTCATTTTCAGTGTGGTGAACAGCCTGCAGCTGATCCCTGCGCCGGCCAGCGCTGCTGCGAAAGCGGTCAGCAGCCAGTTTGAGATCATCGCGCTGGCCGCCATTGGCATGCGGGTCAAGTTTGCCGACCTGCTGCGGGAAGGTCCGCGCGCCATGCTCTATGGCGGGCTGGTCGGCTGTTGCCAGATCCTGTTCGCACTCGCGCTCATCTTTTTATTCTTCCGCTGATCCTCTATCCCACATACACAAATACGGCAGACGCCGGGCATTTGCCCGGCGTCTGCCGTATTGCGTCAGCTTACAGAATATCGCGGGCCTGGGCAAACATCGGCCGTCATCGTTTCAGCCAAGGACGCTCCGCCCGGTCGGGTGGAGCGGATTTCGTGTTGTAGCGGCCATTATCTTGTGAAGCCGTTTCTGCCGCTTCAACTGGTGGCCCGGGTCAAGGCGTTTTTCCAGCACGCCGCGCAAAGCGAGGAATATTGTGGAGCTCCTTTGCGCTTTTAAAAAAGGAACCGCCGGCTGACGGTTCCTTTTTCACCAGCTTTGTGATATGATAAACGAAAACAGCGTCCATCACCACGTCATAAAGAGGGAAAATCCATGAGGGTATCCGTCAGGCGGCGCTTTACGGACGCGCCGCAAGAATACAATGTCTATAGCCAGCTGCGGCGCGGCGGCGTCCTCGTACGCTGCCCCAAATGCGGCGGAGCGGCGGTTTTGCGACTGCGGGGGGAGGACTACCGCCTGACATGCGAAAGCTGCCGCTTCAGTGAGACCCGTGTTCCGATGAAACCGGTGGTCGCCGCGCAGAACGCCTGTATCGCCTGCGGACGCTGGTTCAATCTGCGGCTGCCGGAACAGTTGGCCCCTTATCCGCGCGCGAAGGTGGCCTGCCCGTACTGCAGGATCGAACAGACCGCTCCAGTCCGGAGGATTGGTTTTTCCGGTGCGGATGTTCTGGATGGGTTGGAGCTCTATTTCAAGGGGGCCTACCGCGGGCATGTCGTCTGGGCGCTCAATCGGGAACATCTCGGATATCTTATCAATTATATCGGCGCCGGCCTGCGTGAGAAACATCTCTCCACAAACGGCGCAGGGGACTGGTATGTGCTCCAAAGCGGACAGGCGCAGCGGCTCCCGGGTTGGATGAAGAAGGCGAAGAACCGGGATGGGCTCTTAAAACTGCTTAAGAAGATGCGGGAACTGCCATAAAGGATTCTATATAATAAGGAAACAGATCCTCCGGATATTCACCGGGGGATCTGCTGCTGTTTCCTGCGCTTTCCCGTTTTAGAAAAACAGGCCGGTCACAGCGTCCAGCAGGAGGTTTTCACCGTTATTTTCAATGCAGTACTCCGCGAGGATTATATTGTCGGTGACCAGCCCATCCACCTCGCAGTACAGCAGTTTTGCCAGCGTTTTCGTGGAGTTGGCCGTCCAGCCGTATACCATTCTGCCTTCAGCATGAATCTGTGCCACCATCCCCGCGGACAGGGAGGAGGTTTCCACACTGTAGCAGTCCACATTTGGCAGGTCGTAGCGGTCGGAAACCAGCAGTGCGCAGATGTAGACCGTCTGCATTTCCGGCATCAGCGCCTTGGTGCGCGCGAGGATATTGAGATCCATTGAAGCAATGCTGCACTGCTGCCGCATCCCGTGCTTTTGGATGAGCTCCAATGTTGATTCCACCAGTTTGGTCTCATGCCCGGTTGATTTCAGCTCGATCATCAGACCAATCCGGCCTTTTGCGGCCGTCAGCATCTCTTCCAGTGTTGGGATCGGTTCACCGGTGAATGTGGGGGAGAAATGAGACCCGGCTTCCAGAC from Anaerotruncus rubiinfantis includes:
- a CDS encoding HAMP domain-containing sensor histidine kinase gives rise to the protein MKKQYFLKVIVLLLAAFIASGIVTIIWSHCMWKGYYEHAIEIPADRLLDHISDMLVCEGGKDAASQIFPDGQEECLILESLSEENLTEAQLQELIETGSVTIFERVPGMALTVTQYRRVDTGGYIRLRIHSPELERGFMKSVLTLFTICLLIGIAAILLVIRHILLPAARLSRAAHKVAEGDFSVRVPELPGNGGMSLFVRDFNLMVGKIENTTILHKNFMSVFSHEFKAPLAAISGYAKLLEKHIHTEQEPLYIQAINMELQQVTETVDNILLVRSLDRKPSPEMLEEVDISEQIRRVFVSMEPRWTEKELSLDLNLEKVPVTGHRWMLEHVWSNLIDNAIKFSPQGGRIEVRVFQANGHSVVTIRNGGDPIPPQQLERIFERFFRAGNGREVRGHGLGMSIVQQIVQLHDGNVTVESSTDTGTVFTVTL
- a CDS encoding response regulator transcription factor, with amino-acid sequence MAVILIVDDDPKIRKLEDIYLRSEGFDTLFAGDGIQALGILEKNRVDLIVADILMPNMDGENLVRLLRKHHLNIPVLVVTSKSTFDDKRKLFAVGADDYLIKPVDLEELVMRIRAILRRCNISCEKQLRIGDVVLDYASLELRNGKGVCTLPQKEFYLLFLLLSYPGRIFTRQELMDEVWGVDTDTNPRTVDVHINRLRERFTGDSPFTIDTVRGLGYKAVIKAERL
- a CDS encoding C-GCAxxG-C-C family protein encodes the protein MEKSRVGISAQKHRDGYNCCQAVVCTYSDLLGMDEITAFRASEGFGLGIAGMYETCGSVCAMVLLAGLKNSDANLEKPASKFSTFELGRKMADRFSEMNTTTLCKTLRGTDGKTDRLRSCRGCVIDCAKIVEDTLFPGRFEVYDGPNE
- a CDS encoding LysR family transcriptional regulator, with the translated sequence MFEELRTFVAVAETKSFTKAAKKLSFSQPTVSQQVKRMEIFFNGATLLNRSSYGANVELTPEGELVYERCVEILALVDATVREVLPHKGKTLEQLHVGASRTVGDHLLPAVLRAFSDACPAAVISVTIGNTRQVCDWLRGGEIDIGLIEGRNMYYDFERADFYTDQLILVAAPSLAAGITSFNPAKLGELPWITRESGSGTRQYQRDFLTSSQIKVSSQIECNSNTANAELARQGLGVTLISESAVRHELDSGTLVALPMEKPCSRKFSYILNGRDPTDPLLSQLIRILRSLESQTAG
- a CDS encoding YeiH family protein, encoding MRIPAIDQKKLFGLLPGFLACLVIALIAQVVVKLAPTVGAALFAIGIGMFAGNTFLNRPAFDTGTKFSESRLLEYSIVLTGMTLDLNDMLGVGLGGIGYILCQMALTITAAYLIGRRLGFGKKFVLLMCAGNAVCGSSAIGTVAPIVKSDAKDKGISITIVNVTGTALMILLPVLTGLIYGHEVLHTSAMIGGTLQSIGQVIASAEIVGGPVIEMSTIFKIIRIIFLVLVALTFSKLDTEEGASLFASHPKNDVHVKARVPWFIIGFFIFSVVNSLQLIPAPASAAAKAVSSQFEIIALAAIGMRVKFADLLREGPRAMLYGGLVGCCQILFALALIFLFFR